The following proteins are encoded in a genomic region of Kosakonia oryzae:
- a CDS encoding serine/threonine protein kinase, whose translation MTCNAFTFQTLHPDTIMDALFAQGIRVDSGLTPLNSYENRVYQFQDEDRRRYVVKFYRPERWSVAQILEEHEFALDLQHDDVPVAAPLAFNHQTLLTHQDFYFAVFPSVGGRQFEADNLDQMEWVGRYLGRLHQTGSKKRFTHRPDIGVKEYLIEPRQLFETTTLIPASLKEAFLSAVDKLIDAVMEQWHSRFNLLRLHGDCHAGNILWRDGPMFVDLDDARNGPAVQDLWMLLHGDKAEQRMQLEMIVEAYEEFCEFNRAELGLIEPLRAMRQVYYLAWLIRRWDDPAFPKNFPWLRSEDYWRSQTSIFLDQVNVLQEPPLALTPMY comes from the coding sequence ATGACCTGTAACGCTTTTACTTTCCAGACACTACACCCCGACACCATCATGGATGCGCTATTTGCGCAGGGGATCCGTGTGGATTCTGGCCTTACTCCGCTAAATAGCTACGAAAACCGCGTTTATCAATTTCAGGACGAAGATCGCCGTCGGTATGTAGTGAAATTTTATCGTCCTGAGCGCTGGTCGGTTGCGCAGATCCTTGAAGAGCACGAGTTTGCCCTGGATCTTCAGCACGATGATGTACCGGTTGCCGCACCGCTTGCCTTTAATCACCAGACCTTACTCACTCATCAGGATTTCTATTTTGCTGTCTTCCCAAGCGTTGGCGGACGGCAATTCGAAGCCGACAACCTGGATCAAATGGAATGGGTTGGTCGCTATCTTGGGCGATTGCATCAAACCGGCAGCAAAAAACGTTTTACTCATCGCCCGGATATTGGCGTTAAAGAGTATTTAATTGAACCCCGCCAGTTATTTGAAACCACTACGCTTATTCCTGCGTCATTGAAAGAGGCATTTTTGAGCGCTGTTGATAAGCTTATTGATGCTGTTATGGAGCAGTGGCACAGCCGTTTCAATCTCCTGCGTCTGCACGGCGACTGTCATGCTGGCAATATTCTCTGGCGTGACGGGCCGATGTTTGTTGACTTAGACGATGCACGTAATGGTCCTGCGGTACAGGATCTATGGATGCTGCTGCATGGCGATAAAGCCGAGCAGCGCATGCAACTGGAGATGATCGTCGAAGCGTATGAAGAGTTTTGTGAATTTAATCGTGCCGAACTTGGCCTGATAGAGCCTCTTCGCGCCATGCGTCAGGTCTACTATCTGGCGTGGCTTATTCGTCGCTGGGACGATCCGGCGTTTCCGAAAAACTTCCCATGGCTGCGCAGTGAAGATTACTGGCGCAGCCAGACTTCGATTTTTCTGGATCAGGTGAATGTTCTGCAAGAACCACCTTTAGCATTAACACCAATGTATTAA
- a CDS encoding acyltransferase has product MSRLLAVFTLFMSVLLTILVTIFCSVPIIVAGLLKLLLPVPVLWRAISAFCNFMMYCWCAGLSWLLHLNPHLKWDVEGLEGLNKKNWYLLICNHHSWADIVVLCVLFRKHIPMNKYFLKQQLAWVPFIGLACWALDMPFMRRYSRSYLLRHPERRGKDVETTRRSCEKFRHHPTTIVNFVEGSRFTEEKRRQTRSPFKNLLPPKAAGIAMALNVLGEQFDKLLDVTLCYPENDKTPFFDMLSGKLTRIVVRINLLPVNEELHGDYVNDKNFKRGFQQWLNKLWSGKDEHIDAIKAQYKNAGH; this is encoded by the coding sequence ATGTCGAGATTGCTTGCAGTATTTACTCTGTTTATGAGTGTCCTGCTTACCATACTGGTTACTATTTTTTGCTCCGTGCCAATTATTGTCGCGGGCTTACTCAAGCTGCTGCTTCCAGTGCCTGTCTTGTGGAGAGCAATCTCAGCCTTCTGTAATTTCATGATGTATTGCTGGTGTGCAGGCCTCTCATGGCTGCTGCATCTCAACCCGCATTTAAAATGGGATGTTGAAGGGCTGGAAGGACTGAATAAAAAGAACTGGTATTTGCTGATCTGCAATCACCATAGCTGGGCAGATATCGTGGTGTTATGCGTGCTGTTTCGCAAACATATCCCGATGAATAAATATTTCCTTAAGCAACAACTCGCCTGGGTACCCTTTATCGGGCTCGCCTGCTGGGCGCTGGATATGCCATTTATGCGCCGCTACTCCAGAAGCTATCTGCTCCGTCACCCGGAGCGCCGCGGCAAAGATGTGGAAACCACACGGCGCTCGTGTGAGAAGTTTCGCCATCATCCCACAACGATTGTGAATTTCGTGGAAGGCTCGCGCTTTACCGAGGAAAAGCGTCGGCAGACACGTTCCCCCTTCAAAAATCTATTGCCACCAAAAGCGGCCGGTATTGCCATGGCGCTGAATGTGCTGGGAGAACAGTTTGATAAGCTACTGGATGTTACTTTGTGCTACCCGGAAAATGATAAGACGCCTTTCTTTGATATGCTCAGCGGCAAGCTGACACGCATTGTCGTACGTATTAATTTGCTGCCGGTGAATGAAGAACTGCATGGCGATTACGTCAACGACAAGAATTTTAAACGCGGTTTTCAGCAATGGCTGAATAAATTATGGTCCGGCAAAGATGAACATATCGACGCGATAAAAGCGCAATATAAAAACGCCGGTCATTGA
- the glnL gene encoding nitrogen regulation protein NR(II) yields the protein MASGALPDAGQILNSLINSILLVDDELAVHYANPAAQQLLAQSSRKLFGTPLPELLSYFSLNIDLMRESLHAGQGFTDNEVTLVIDGRSHILSLTAQRLPDGLVLLEMAPMDNQRRLSQEQLQHAQQVAARDLVRGLAHEIKNPLGGLRGAAQLLSKALPDPALMEYTKVIIEQADRLRNLVDRLLGPQQPGMHVTESIHKVAERVVKLVSMELPDNVTLVRDYDPSLPELAHDPDQIEQVLLNIVRNALQALGPEGGEIILRTRTSFQLTLHGIRYRLAARIDVEDNGPGIPSHLQDTLFYPMVSGREGGTGLGLSIARSLIDQHSGKIEFTSWPGHTEFSVFLPIRK from the coding sequence ATGGCAAGCGGCGCGCTGCCCGATGCTGGGCAGATCCTCAATTCTTTGATCAACAGTATCTTACTGGTTGATGACGAACTGGCGGTGCATTACGCCAACCCTGCAGCACAGCAGTTGCTGGCGCAGAGCTCGCGTAAATTATTCGGTACACCGCTGCCTGAACTGCTGAGCTACTTTTCACTGAATATCGATTTGATGCGTGAAAGTTTGCATGCAGGTCAGGGTTTTACCGATAACGAAGTGACTCTCGTGATCGATGGTCGCTCACATATTTTGTCGCTGACGGCGCAACGTTTACCGGACGGTTTAGTCCTGCTGGAAATGGCGCCAATGGATAATCAACGACGTCTGAGCCAGGAACAATTGCAGCACGCCCAACAGGTGGCTGCGCGTGATCTGGTGCGTGGACTGGCGCATGAAATTAAAAACCCGCTTGGCGGGTTACGCGGTGCGGCGCAACTGCTGAGCAAAGCGCTGCCCGATCCGGCGTTGATGGAATACACCAAAGTTATTATTGAGCAGGCCGACCGTCTGCGAAATCTGGTGGATCGTCTGTTAGGCCCACAGCAGCCGGGAATGCATGTTACCGAAAGCATTCATAAAGTTGCCGAACGCGTAGTGAAACTGGTGTCGATGGAACTGCCGGACAATGTAACGCTGGTTCGCGATTACGATCCGAGTTTACCGGAGTTGGCCCACGATCCAGACCAAATTGAACAGGTTTTACTGAATATCGTCCGCAACGCTCTGCAAGCGCTGGGGCCGGAAGGGGGCGAAATTATTCTGCGTACCCGTACCTCCTTCCAGTTAACGCTGCACGGAATTCGCTATCGCCTCGCGGCGAGAATAGATGTGGAAGATAACGGCCCAGGTATTCCGTCGCATCTCCAGGATACGCTGTTCTATCCCATGGTGAGCGGGCGTGAGGGCGGTACCGGGCTGGGATTATCTATCGCACGCAGTTTGATTGATCAACATTCTGGCAAAATTGAATTCACCAGTTGGCCAGGTCATACCGAATTCTCGGTATTTCTGCCTATTCGGAAGTAG
- the glnG gene encoding nitrogen regulation protein NR(I), with product MQRGIVWIVDDDSSIRWVLERALSGAGLSCTTFESANEVLDALTTKTPDVLLSDIRMPGMDGLALLKQIKQRHPMLPVIIMTAHSDLDAAVSAYQQGAFDYLPKPFDIDEAVALVERAISHYQEQQQPRNIQASGPTTDIIGEAPAMQDVFRIIGRLSRSSISVLINGESGTGKELVAHALHRHSPRVKAPFIALNMAAIPKDLIESELFGHEKGAFTGANTIRQGRFEQADGGTLFLDEIGDMPLDVQTRLLRVLADGQFYRVGGYAPVKVDVRIIAATHQNLELRVQEGKFREDLFHRLNVIRVHLPPLRERREDIPRLARHFLQVAARELGVEAKQLHPETEAALTRLAWPGNVRQLENTCRWLTVMAAGQEVLIQDLPSELFETSVPDSPSQSLPDSWATLLAQWADRALRSGHQNLLSEAQPEMERTLLTTALRHTQGHKQEAARLLGWGRNTLTRKLKELGME from the coding sequence ATGCAACGAGGGATAGTCTGGATCGTTGATGACGATAGCTCCATCCGTTGGGTGCTGGAACGCGCGCTCAGCGGGGCAGGCTTGAGTTGTACAACGTTTGAAAGTGCCAATGAAGTGCTTGATGCGCTCACCACCAAAACCCCGGATGTACTGCTTTCCGATATTCGTATGCCAGGGATGGATGGACTTGCACTGTTAAAACAGATCAAACAGCGCCATCCAATGCTTCCGGTCATCATTATGACCGCGCATTCCGATCTGGATGCGGCGGTAAGCGCTTATCAGCAAGGGGCATTTGATTACCTGCCCAAACCTTTTGATATCGATGAAGCCGTCGCGCTGGTTGAACGTGCGATTAGCCATTATCAGGAACAGCAGCAGCCGCGCAATATACAGGCCAGCGGCCCGACCACCGATATTATCGGCGAAGCGCCGGCGATGCAGGATGTGTTTCGCATTATCGGCCGTCTGTCACGCTCGTCGATTAGCGTCCTGATTAACGGTGAATCCGGGACCGGTAAAGAACTGGTGGCGCATGCGTTGCATCGCCATAGTCCGCGAGTGAAAGCGCCGTTTATCGCCCTGAATATGGCGGCAATTCCCAAAGATCTGATTGAATCAGAACTGTTTGGCCACGAGAAAGGTGCCTTTACCGGTGCGAATACTATCCGCCAGGGGCGTTTTGAACAGGCTGATGGCGGGACGCTATTTCTCGACGAAATTGGCGACATGCCGCTGGATGTGCAAACCCGTTTGTTGCGCGTGCTGGCCGACGGCCAGTTCTATCGTGTCGGCGGCTACGCGCCGGTAAAGGTTGATGTGCGCATTATTGCAGCGACGCACCAGAATCTGGAGCTGCGCGTTCAGGAAGGCAAATTCCGTGAGGATTTGTTCCACCGGCTGAACGTTATTCGCGTCCACTTGCCGCCGCTGCGCGAACGCCGGGAAGACATTCCTCGTCTTGCGCGTCACTTCTTGCAGGTTGCGGCACGCGAACTGGGTGTCGAAGCCAAGCAGCTGCATCCGGAAACCGAAGCGGCGCTCACGCGTCTGGCCTGGCCGGGTAACGTACGTCAGCTTGAAAATACCTGTCGCTGGTTAACGGTGATGGCTGCGGGCCAGGAAGTGTTGATCCAGGATCTGCCCAGTGAACTGTTTGAAACCTCGGTGCCGGACAGCCCGTCGCAGAGTTTGCCTGACAGCTGGGCAACGCTGCTGGCGCAGTGGGCCGATCGGGCATTACGTTCCGGACATCAAAACCTGCTTTCTGAAGCGCAACCAGAGATGGAACGGACACTGCTGACCACCGCGCTGCGCCATACTCAGGGGCATAAACAGGAAGCGGCGCGCTTGCTTGGCTGGGGACGTAATACTCTGACACGCAAGTTGAAAGAGCTGGGGATGGAGTAA
- the polA gene encoding DNA polymerase I, protein MVQIPENPLILVDGSSYLYRAYHAFPPLTNSAGEPTGAMYGVLNMLRSLILQYQPTHAAVVFDAKGKTFRDELFEHYKSHRPPMPDDLRAQIEPLHAMVKAMGLPLLAVSGVEADDVIGTLAREAEKMGRPVLISTGDKDMAQLVTPGITLINTMTNTILGPDEVVTKYGVPPELIIDFLALMGDSSDNIPGVPGVGEKTAQALLQGLGGLDTLYAESDKIAGLTFRGAKNMAAKLEQNKEVAYLSYQLATIKTDVQLELTCEQLEVQQPAVQELLGLFKQYEFKRWITDVEAGKWLQAKSAKPAAKPQETIVVEAEADMPAATLSAEQYVTILDEETLQQWIAKLKSAPLFAFDTETDSLDNISANLVGLSFAIEPGVAAYVPVAHDYLDAPDQIDRDRVLELLKPLLEDENARKVGQNLKYDRGVLENYGIELRGIVFDTMLESYTLDSVVGRHDMDSLSERWLQHKTITFEEIAGKGKNQLTFNQIALEQAGRYAAEDADVTLQLHLKMWPELQKNAGPLNVFQNIEMPLVPVLSRIERNGVNIDPAVLHKHSEELTLRLAELEKKAHDIAGEPFNLSSTKQLQTILFEKQGIKPLKKTPGGAPSTSEEVLEELALDYPLPKVILEYRGLAKLKSTYTDKLPLMINPKTGRVHTSYHQAVTATGRLSSTDPNLQNIPVRNDEGRRIRQAFIAPKDYVIVSADYSQIELRIMAHLSRDKGLLSAFAEGKDIHRATAAEVFGLPLESVSNEQRRSAKAINFGLIYGMSAFGLSRQLNIPRKESQKYMDLYFERYPGVLEYMERTRAQAKDRGYVETLEGRRLYLPDIKSSNAARRAGAERAAINAPMQGTAADIIKRAMIAVDGWLQSEKPRVRMIMQVHDELVFEVHKDDVDAVSKKIHELMESSTTLDVPLLVEVGSGQNWDQAH, encoded by the coding sequence ATGGTTCAGATCCCAGAAAATCCCCTTATCCTTGTTGACGGTTCATCTTACCTCTATCGCGCATATCATGCGTTCCCGCCGCTAACCAACAGCGCCGGAGAACCCACCGGTGCCATGTACGGCGTGCTGAATATGCTGCGTAGCCTGATCCTGCAATATCAGCCGACCCATGCCGCCGTGGTGTTTGATGCGAAAGGAAAAACCTTCCGTGATGAGCTGTTTGAGCATTACAAATCTCATCGTCCTCCGATGCCAGACGATCTGCGTGCGCAAATAGAACCGCTGCACGCCATGGTTAAAGCGATGGGCCTGCCGTTATTGGCGGTTTCTGGCGTGGAAGCGGATGATGTGATCGGCACGCTGGCGCGAGAAGCCGAGAAAATGGGACGCCCGGTGCTGATCAGTACCGGTGATAAGGATATGGCGCAACTGGTAACGCCGGGTATCACGTTGATCAATACTATGACCAACACCATTCTCGGCCCGGATGAGGTTGTCACTAAATACGGTGTACCGCCTGAACTGATCATCGATTTCCTGGCGCTGATGGGCGACTCCTCCGATAACATTCCGGGCGTTCCTGGCGTGGGTGAGAAAACCGCGCAGGCGCTGCTACAAGGGCTGGGTGGTCTGGATACGCTGTATGCTGAATCAGATAAAATTGCCGGACTGACCTTCCGTGGTGCAAAAAACATGGCCGCGAAGCTGGAGCAGAATAAAGAGGTGGCGTACCTCTCTTATCAACTGGCGACCATCAAAACCGATGTCCAACTGGAACTGACGTGTGAGCAACTGGAAGTGCAGCAACCTGCGGTTCAGGAACTGCTTGGGTTGTTTAAGCAATATGAATTCAAACGCTGGATAACAGACGTCGAAGCCGGTAAATGGTTGCAAGCGAAAAGCGCGAAACCTGCGGCGAAACCGCAGGAAACCATTGTGGTGGAAGCGGAAGCTGATATGCCGGCCGCCACACTCTCTGCGGAACAATACGTCACTATTCTTGACGAAGAGACGTTGCAACAGTGGATCGCGAAACTGAAGAGCGCGCCGCTGTTTGCCTTTGATACCGAAACGGACAGCCTCGATAATATCAGTGCTAATCTGGTTGGCCTCTCCTTTGCGATTGAACCAGGCGTCGCCGCTTATGTGCCGGTCGCGCATGATTATCTTGATGCGCCTGACCAAATCGACCGCGATCGCGTGTTAGAACTGCTTAAACCGCTGCTGGAAGATGAGAATGCCCGCAAAGTAGGGCAAAACCTGAAATACGATCGCGGTGTGCTGGAAAACTACGGCATTGAGCTACGCGGTATCGTGTTCGACACCATGCTCGAATCCTACACGTTGGATAGCGTTGTCGGCCGCCACGATATGGACAGCCTGTCTGAACGCTGGTTGCAGCATAAGACCATCACTTTTGAAGAGATTGCCGGCAAGGGCAAAAACCAGCTTACTTTTAACCAAATCGCTCTGGAACAGGCGGGGCGCTACGCGGCGGAAGATGCTGATGTCACGCTGCAACTGCATCTTAAGATGTGGCCGGAGTTGCAAAAAAATGCCGGGCCGCTGAATGTATTCCAGAATATCGAAATGCCGCTGGTGCCAGTGCTCTCGCGCATTGAACGTAACGGCGTCAATATTGATCCTGCGGTGCTGCATAAGCATTCCGAAGAGCTGACATTGCGCCTGGCTGAGCTGGAGAAAAAAGCGCACGACATTGCAGGTGAGCCATTTAACCTCTCATCAACCAAGCAGTTGCAAACCATTCTGTTTGAAAAACAGGGGATTAAACCGCTGAAGAAAACGCCGGGCGGCGCGCCTTCAACGTCAGAAGAGGTGCTGGAAGAGCTGGCGCTTGATTATCCGTTGCCGAAAGTCATTCTGGAATACCGTGGGTTGGCCAAGCTCAAATCAACCTACACCGACAAGCTGCCGCTGATGATTAATCCAAAAACCGGCCGTGTACACACCTCGTATCACCAGGCGGTAACGGCAACCGGGCGTTTGTCATCTACCGATCCAAACCTGCAAAACATTCCGGTGCGCAATGATGAAGGGCGACGCATTCGCCAGGCGTTTATTGCGCCGAAAGATTATGTGATTGTCTCGGCAGACTACTCGCAAATTGAACTGCGTATTATGGCGCATTTGTCGCGCGATAAAGGCCTGCTGTCAGCCTTTGCTGAAGGTAAAGATATTCACCGGGCGACCGCCGCCGAAGTCTTCGGTTTGCCGCTGGAAAGCGTAAGCAATGAACAGCGTCGCAGTGCGAAAGCGATCAACTTTGGTTTGATCTACGGAATGAGTGCCTTTGGTTTGTCCCGACAGCTTAATATTCCGCGCAAAGAGTCGCAGAAGTATATGGATCTTTACTTTGAGCGTTACCCTGGCGTACTGGAGTATATGGAGCGCACACGGGCGCAGGCGAAAGATCGCGGTTATGTGGAAACGCTGGAGGGCCGTCGTCTCTATTTGCCGGACATCAAATCAAGCAATGCCGCCCGACGTGCAGGGGCGGAGCGTGCAGCAATCAACGCACCGATGCAGGGTACGGCGGCCGATATCATCAAACGGGCAATGATTGCCGTGGATGGCTGGCTGCAAAGCGAAAAACCTCGCGTGCGTATGATCATGCAGGTGCACGATGAACTGGTGTTCGAAGTGCATAAAGATGACGTTGATGCCGTGTCGAAAAAGATCCATGAATTAATGGAAAGCAGCACCACGCTTGATGTGCCTTTGCTGGTGGAAGTGGGGAGCGGGCAAAACTGGGATCAAGCGCACTAA
- the dsbA gene encoding thiol:disulfide interchange protein DsbA, with amino-acid sequence MKKIFLALAGMILAFSAAAAQPTDGKQFITLDKPVAGEPQVLEFFSFYCPHCYDFEQVWHVASAVKEKLPQGTKMTKYHVEFLGPLGKEMTQAWAVAMALGVEDKITSPMFEAVQKTQTVQSVADIRDVFISAGVKGEEYDAAWNSFVVKSLVAQQEKAAADLQLQGVPAMFVNGKYQVNQQGMDGSSLDAFVKDYADTVKYLVEKK; translated from the coding sequence ATGAAGAAGATCTTTTTGGCGCTGGCAGGAATGATTCTGGCTTTTAGCGCCGCAGCTGCTCAACCCACTGATGGTAAGCAGTTTATTACGCTTGATAAGCCAGTGGCAGGGGAGCCGCAGGTCCTTGAGTTCTTTTCGTTCTATTGCCCGCATTGCTATGACTTTGAACAGGTATGGCACGTTGCCAGCGCTGTGAAAGAAAAGCTGCCACAGGGCACCAAAATGACCAAGTACCATGTTGAATTTCTGGGGCCGCTGGGTAAAGAAATGACCCAGGCCTGGGCGGTTGCAATGGCGCTTGGCGTGGAAGATAAAATTACTTCCCCCATGTTTGAAGCGGTGCAAAAAACTCAGACTGTCCAGTCCGTTGCCGATATCCGCGATGTCTTCATCAGCGCTGGCGTAAAAGGCGAAGAGTATGATGCGGCGTGGAACAGCTTCGTGGTGAAATCACTGGTTGCACAGCAGGAAAAAGCGGCTGCTGACCTTCAATTGCAGGGCGTTCCTGCCATGTTCGTTAACGGTAAATACCAGGTTAACCAGCAGGGTATGGACGGCAGTAGCCTGGATGCTTTCGTGAAAGACTACGCAGATACAGTAAAATATCTGGTAGAGAAGAAGTAA
- a CDS encoding spot 42 RNA, inhibition of DNA synthesis has protein sequence MFYLSDLLLHVIGFG, from the coding sequence ATGTTCTATCTTTCAGACCTTTTACTTCACGTAATCGGATTTGGCTGA
- the yihI gene encoding Der GTPase-activating protein YihI, which translates to MKKPSSNPRSKVRRKTREELNQEGRERKREKKHRGNVSGSRANGGGESSGTGKGKLQKDPRVGSKKPIPLGVTDTPVNKQHKPKSEKPMLSPQAELEMLETDERLDALLERLEEGETLSADDQAWVDAKLDRIDELMQKLGLSYDDDEDDEEEEGREDMMRLLKGGN; encoded by the coding sequence ATGAAAAAACCGTCCTCCAATCCGCGCAGCAAAGTGCGCCGCAAAACCCGTGAAGAATTGAATCAGGAAGGCCGCGAACGTAAACGCGAGAAAAAGCATCGCGGTAATGTCTCTGGCAGCCGTGCGAACGGTGGCGGTGAGTCTTCTGGCACCGGTAAAGGCAAGTTGCAGAAAGACCCGCGCGTTGGCAGCAAAAAACCGATCCCGCTGGGTGTCACCGACACACCGGTCAACAAGCAGCACAAACCTAAGAGCGAGAAACCTATGCTTTCACCGCAGGCTGAGTTGGAGATGCTGGAAACGGATGAGCGCCTGGATGCGCTACTGGAACGTCTTGAAGAGGGTGAAACCCTGAGCGCTGATGATCAGGCATGGGTTGACGCCAAACTGGACCGCATCGATGAGTTGATGCAGAAACTGGGCCTTTCTTACGATGATGATGAAGACGACGAAGAAGAGGAAGGCCGGGAAGATATGATGCGCCTGCTGAAAGGCGGCAACTGA
- the hemN gene encoding oxygen-independent coproporphyrinogen III oxidase, which translates to MSEQIIDWDLALIQKYNYSGPRYTSYPTALEFSDAYGEEDFRQAVARYPERPLSLYVHIPFCHKLCYFCGCNKIVTRQQHKADQYLDALEQEIAHRAPLFRGRHVSQLHWGGGTPTYLNKTQISRLMGLLRSHFDFNTDAEISIEVDPREIELDVLDHLRAEGFNRLSMGVQDFNKEVQRLVNREQDEAFIFALLNHAREIGFTSTNIDLIYGLPKQTPESFAFTLQRVAELSPDRLSVFNYAHLPTLFAAQRKIKDADLPSAQQKLDILQQTIASLTGSGYQFIGMDHFARPDDELAIAQRDGVLHRNFQGYTTQGDSDLLGLGVSAISMIGDGYAQNQKELKLYYQQVDERGDALWRGIALTRDDCIRRDVIKGLICNFRLDFGATERVWDLNFRDYFAEDLRLLAPLMNDGLVEMNEQGLQVTPKGRLLIRNICMCFDAYLRQKARMQQFSRVI; encoded by the coding sequence ATGTCAGAGCAAATTATCGACTGGGATCTGGCCCTGATCCAGAAATATAACTATTCCGGGCCGCGCTACACGTCCTATCCCACCGCGCTGGAGTTTTCAGACGCTTACGGCGAAGAGGATTTTCGCCAGGCGGTTGCGCGTTATCCTGAGCGCCCGCTGTCGCTGTATGTGCATATTCCGTTTTGCCACAAACTTTGCTACTTCTGTGGCTGCAATAAAATCGTCACCCGCCAGCAGCATAAGGCCGATCAATATCTCGATGCGCTGGAGCAGGAAATTGCCCATCGCGCGCCGTTGTTTCGCGGTCGCCACGTCAGCCAGTTGCATTGGGGCGGCGGTACGCCAACATACCTCAACAAAACGCAAATCAGCCGCCTGATGGGGCTGCTGCGCAGCCATTTTGATTTCAATACTGACGCAGAGATCTCTATTGAGGTCGATCCCCGTGAAATCGAACTCGACGTGCTTGACCATTTGCGTGCGGAAGGTTTTAACCGTCTGAGTATGGGCGTGCAGGATTTCAACAAAGAGGTGCAAAGGCTGGTCAACCGCGAGCAGGACGAAGCGTTTATCTTTGCGTTGCTCAACCACGCCCGTGAGATTGGTTTTACCTCAACAAATATCGATCTGATTTATGGGTTACCGAAACAGACGCCGGAAAGCTTCGCCTTTACGCTACAACGTGTTGCAGAGCTTAGCCCGGATCGCCTGAGCGTCTTCAACTATGCGCATCTGCCGACGCTGTTTGCCGCGCAACGCAAAATCAAAGACGCCGATCTGCCTTCGGCGCAGCAGAAGCTCGATATTTTGCAACAAACCATCGCCTCACTGACCGGCTCCGGTTATCAGTTTATCGGCATGGATCACTTCGCCCGCCCGGATGATGAGCTGGCGATTGCCCAGCGCGACGGCGTTTTGCACCGTAACTTCCAGGGCTATACCACGCAGGGCGACAGTGATTTGCTGGGGCTGGGCGTTTCCGCCATCAGTATGATCGGCGACGGCTATGCGCAAAACCAGAAAGAGTTGAAGCTCTACTACCAGCAGGTTGACGAACGCGGCGATGCGTTGTGGCGCGGTATTGCGCTTACCCGTGACGACTGTATTCGCCGTGATGTGATTAAAGGCCTGATTTGTAATTTCCGGCTGGATTTCGGTGCGACGGAACGCGTATGGGATCTTAATTTCCGCGACTATTTTGCTGAAGACTTACGCCTGTTAGCGCCGCTGATGAACGATGGGCTGGTGGAGATGAATGAGCAGGGGCTACAGGTCACACCGAAAGGGCGTTTGCTGATCCGCAATATTTGTATGTGCTTTGATGCGTATTTGCGCCAGAAAGCGCGTATGCAGCAGTTCTCAAGGGTAATTTAA
- the yihA gene encoding ribosome biogenesis GTP-binding protein YihA/YsxC — MTNLNYQKTHFVTSAPDIRHLPADTGVEVAFAGRSNAGKSSALNTLTQQKNLARTSKTPGRTQLINLFEVAEGKRLVDLPGYGYAEVPEEMKLKWQRSLGEYLEKRQCLQGLVVLMDIRHPLKDLDQQMISWAVESNLQVLVLLTKADKLASGARKTQLNMVREAVLAFNGEVQVEAFSSLKKQGVDKLREKLDGWFSSLPPVEETDA, encoded by the coding sequence TTGACAAACCTGAATTACCAAAAGACGCATTTTGTCACCAGTGCGCCTGATATTCGCCACTTGCCTGCCGATACCGGCGTTGAAGTGGCTTTTGCCGGCCGTTCCAATGCAGGTAAATCGAGCGCGCTTAACACATTAACTCAACAGAAAAACCTGGCGCGCACCTCAAAAACCCCTGGCCGTACGCAACTGATTAACCTCTTTGAAGTTGCCGAGGGCAAACGCCTCGTCGATTTGCCGGGTTACGGCTACGCCGAAGTGCCGGAAGAGATGAAGCTCAAATGGCAACGCTCATTGGGGGAATATCTGGAAAAACGCCAGTGCTTGCAGGGGCTGGTGGTGCTGATGGACATTCGCCATCCATTAAAAGATCTCGATCAGCAGATGATCTCATGGGCAGTAGAGAGCAACTTGCAGGTTCTCGTGCTGCTGACCAAAGCAGACAAACTGGCCAGCGGCGCACGTAAAACGCAGCTTAATATGGTACGGGAAGCGGTGCTGGCTTTTAACGGTGAAGTGCAGGTTGAAGCATTCTCTTCACTGAAAAAACAGGGCGTGGATAAATTGCGTGAAAAACTGGACGGCTGGTTCAGTTCCCTGCCGCCGGTTGAAGAAACCGACGCATAA
- a CDS encoding YshB family small membrane protein has translation MLESIINVVSAGVEAGASASHTPQTAIAAVLCAALVGLFS, from the coding sequence ATGCTGGAATCAATTATCAATGTGGTCAGTGCGGGCGTCGAAGCTGGCGCATCAGCAAGCCACACACCGCAAACGGCCATCGCGGCTGTTCTTTGCGCCGCGCTGGTTGGGCTGTTTAGTTAG